In Lysobacter lycopersici, a genomic segment contains:
- a CDS encoding pyridoxine 5'-phosphate synthase codes for MTLLSVNVNKIAVLRNSRGGDAPDVVRAARACLDAGAHGITVHPRPDARHVRHEDVLALSALCRERGVEFNLEGNPFAPPRPGYPGFLALCGQARPAQATLVPDGDAQLTSDHGFDFERDGEALRPLVASLHDLGCRVSLFADAGCDVAAGAGTGTDRIELYTGPFAQAFAAESAQAALAACAETSRLAQAAGLGVNAGHDLSQANLGAFLAAVPGVAEVSIGHALIDEALYAGLDATVRAYLRILSGA; via the coding sequence ATGACCCTCCTCAGCGTCAACGTCAACAAGATCGCGGTGCTGCGCAATTCGCGCGGAGGCGATGCCCCCGACGTGGTGCGCGCGGCACGCGCCTGCCTCGATGCCGGCGCGCACGGCATCACCGTGCATCCGCGCCCGGACGCACGCCATGTCCGACACGAAGACGTACTGGCGCTGTCCGCGTTGTGTCGCGAACGTGGCGTCGAATTCAACCTCGAAGGCAATCCGTTCGCGCCGCCGCGACCGGGCTATCCCGGATTCCTCGCGCTGTGCGGGCAGGCGCGCCCCGCCCAGGCGACGCTGGTACCCGATGGCGATGCGCAGCTCACCTCGGACCACGGCTTCGATTTCGAACGCGATGGCGAGGCCCTTCGCCCGCTGGTCGCATCACTGCACGATCTCGGTTGCCGGGTCAGCCTGTTCGCCGACGCCGGTTGCGATGTCGCCGCTGGCGCAGGAACCGGAACTGATCGCATCGAGCTCTATACCGGGCCGTTCGCCCAAGCCTTCGCCGCGGAAAGTGCACAGGCAGCACTTGCGGCCTGCGCCGAGACCTCGCGGCTCGCGCAGGCTGCAGGGCTGGGCGTGAACGCCGGCCACGACCTCAGCCAAGCCAACCTTGGCGCCTTCCTCGCGGCGGTACCGGGCGTGGCCGAAGTGTCGATCGGCCATGCCTTGATCGATGAAGCGCTGTACGCCGGGCTGGACGCAACCGTGCGCGCCTACCTGCGGATCCTCTCGGGCGCCTAG